One segment of Syngnathus scovelli strain Florida chromosome 6, RoL_Ssco_1.2, whole genome shotgun sequence DNA contains the following:
- the slc17a6a gene encoding vesicular glutamate transporter 2.2 codes for MEPERSEGALPKTKDGLKQIAGKALGTLYRKLEKRQQTGEAIELTEDGRPRAEEGRRGPLCDCTCFGLPRRYIIAMLSGLGFCISFGIRCNLGVAIVSMVNNSTIHQNGKIIIKEKAKFNWDPETVGMIHGSFFWGYIVTQIPGGYISSRLAANRVFGAAIVLTSTLNMFIPSAARTHYGCVIFVRILQGLVEGVTYPACHGIWSKWAPPLERSRLATISFCGSYAGAVIAMPLAGILVQYTGWSSVFYVYGTFGLIWYMFWILVSYESPAEHPTITEEERRYIEESIGESAQLMGAMEKFKTPWRKFFTSMPVYAIIVANFCRSWTFYLLLISQPAYFEEVFGFEISKVGIVSALPHLVMTIIVPLGGQLADYLRTHNIMSTTTVRKIMNCGGFGMEATLLLVVGYSHSKGIAISFLVLAVGFSGFAISGFNVNHLDIAPRYASILMGISNGVGTLSGMVCPLIVGAMTKNKTREEWQYVFLIASLVHYGGVVFYGIFASGEKQPWADPEETSDEKCGFIDEDELAEETGDITQGYGAMGAPAKTYGATAQLNGGWVQDWDKTEEYVQEPARKIYSERGYS; via the exons ATGGAGCCTGAGCGCAGTGAGGGAGCTTTACCAAAGACTAAAGATGGACTAAAACAAATTGCGGGAAAGGCCCTGGGAACTCTGTACAG GAAGTTGGAGAAACGGCAGCAAACGGGCGAGGCCATCGAGCTGACCGAGGATGGCCGGCCCCGGGCCGAGGAGGGCCGCAGGGGGCCCCTGTGCGACTGCACGTGTTTCGGTCTCCCACGCAGGTACATCATCGCCATGCTGAGCGGCTTGGGCTTCTGCATCTCCTTCGGCATTCGTTGCAACCTGGGCGTGGCCATCGTCAGCATGGTCAACAACAGCACCATCCACCAGAACGGCAAGATCATCATTAAAGAG aaagCCAAATTTAACTGGGATCCAGAAACGGTGGGGATGATCCACGGCTCTTTCTTCTGGGGTTATATCGTCACCCAAATTCCAGGGGGATATATTTCTTCCAGACTGGCCGCTAACAG AGTTTTTGGGGCTGCGATCGTACTGACATCCACCCTGAACATGTTCATCCCTTCTGCGGCCCGCACGCACTACGGCTGCGTCATCTTTGTGAGAATATTACAAGGCTTGGTTGAG GGAGTGACTTATCCAGCTTGTCACGGAATCTGGAGTAAATGGGCTCCTCCTCTGGAAAGGAGTCGTTTGGCAACCATCTCTTTCTGTG GATCCTACGCTGGTGCGGTCATAGCCATGCCTCTGGCGGGAATCTTGGTGCAGTACACAGGGTGGTCGTCCGTCTTCTACGTGTATG GTACCTTTGGTTTAATCTGGTACATGTTCTGGATCTTGGTGTCCTACGAGAGCCCGGCCGAGCACCCGACCATTACGGAGGAGGAGCGGCGTTATATCGAGGAGAGCATCGGCGAAAGCGCCCAGCTGATGGGTGCCATGGAG AAATTCAAAACCCCCTGGAGGAAATTCTTCACCTCCATGCCAGTCTATGCAATTATCGTGGCAAATTTCTGCAGGAGCTGGACCTTTTATCTGCTGCTCATCAGCCAGCCTGCGTACTTTGAGGAAGTTTTTGGTTTTGAAATAAGCAAG GTTGGAATTGTGTCAGCGCTCCCCCACCTGGTCATGACCATCATCGTGCCCTTAGGAGGCCAGTTAGCCGACTACTTGCGTACGCACAACATCATGTCCACCACGACCGTCCGCAAGATCATGAACTGCGGAG GATTCGGGATGGAGGCCACCCTCCTCCTGGTGGTGGGTTACTCACACAGTAAAGGGATAGCCATCTCCTTCTTGGTGCTGGCGGTGGGATTTAGTGGCTTTGCAATATCAG GTTTCAATGTCAACCATTTAGATATCGCTCCGCGCTATGCTAGCATCCTCATGGGCATCTCCAATGGCGTGGGGACCCTGTCAGGGATGGTCTGCCCTTTAATCGTGGGAGCCATGACAAAGAATAAG ACTCGGGAAGAGTGGCAGTATGTCTTTCTGATCGCCTCCCTGGTGCATTATGGGGGCGTGGTCTTCTATGGGATCTTCGCCTCCGGGGAAAAACAGCCATGGGCCGACCCAGAGGAGACCAGCGACGAGAAGTGCGGATTCATTGACGAGGACGAGCTGGCCGAAGAGACGGGTGACATCACGCAGGGCTACGGCGCTATGGGAGCCCCCGCTAAAACCTACGGAGCTACAGCGCAGCTCAATGGCGGATGGGTCCAGGACTGGGATAAGACCGAGGAGTACGTTCAGGAACCGGCCAGGAAGATCTACTCGGAGCGAGGCTATTCTTAA
- the fancf gene encoding Fanconi anemia group F protein, giving the protein MEAALKNLSSTVELLAVAARSSDVRLWERKSVSRAFHWAFYCEHLVSKFHQNPQIRGIMELQLQQTNSTLRAVFADYTELSLMDLSQCQHLLLTGLLSNPHLPLSIMKILFDTTKPAHVIPGEYQDVAGLCSRIIQCKSAQKIFSPLTGQSCADAEVQAAMLMESLHALLSRGGEACRAQCFLDSVLQGCKEAEHLCLVLADAMLTAENAHSRTASVDFLQDWLQQKHSLLQQMCLTLPTSLLKDLAKEHAKFRDMYGGVLKKWVADMKYCIDDGEWVQSSTSSKVSLREVAERFVILFKVCPALKSTVERELNDLRISDGDFDVKGLSVWGDLLAEIHKCHP; this is encoded by the coding sequence ATGGAGGCAGCGCTGAAGAACTTATCCAGTACGGTCGAGTTGCTGGCGGTTGCGGCGCGGAGTAGTGACGTGCGTCTGTGGGAGCGAAAGTCTGTTTCTCGGGCTTTCCACTGGGCCTTCTACTGCGAGCACCTTGTCTCCAAGTTCCACCAAAACCCCCAAATAAGAGGGATTATGGAGTTGCAACTGCAGCAAACTAATAGCACGTTGCGAGCTGTCTTTGCTGACTACACTGAGCTCTCTTTAATGGACCTGTCACAATGCCAGCACCTGTTGCTTACAGGGCTGCTGAGTAACCCTCATTTGCCCCTCTCCATCATGAAGATACTCTTTGACACCACAAAACCGGCTCATGTCATACCAGGAGAGTATCAGGATGTCGCTGGACTTTGCAGTCGCATCATTCAATGCAAATCTGCTCAAAAAATCTTCAGTCCACTCACGGGTCAGTCGTGTGCCGATGCCGAGGTGCAGGCTGCCATGTTGATGGAAAGCCTTCACGCCTTGCTGAGCCGAGGCGGCGAAGCCTGCCGGGCACAGTGTTTTCTTGACTCAGTCCTCCAGGGATGCAAAGAAGCAGAACATTTGTGTCTGGTCCTCGCTGACGCTATGCTGACTGCAGAAAATGCACATTCACGAACTGCCTCAGTGGATTTTCTCCAGGATTGGCTCCAGCAAAAACACAGCCTGCTTCAACAAATGTGCCTCACACTACCTACATCTCTTCTTAAGGACCTGGCCAAAGAGCATGCCAAATTTAGGGACATGTACGGTGGTGTACTTAAAAAGTGGGTTGCAGATATGAAGTACTGCATAGATGATGGCGAATGGGTGCAAAGCAGCACAAGTTCCAAAGTGTCTTTGCGGGAAGTGGCTGAGCGTTTTGTGATCTTGTTCAAAGTATGTCCCGCTCTGAAGAGCACTGTAGAAAGAGAACTGAATGATTTGAGGATATCTGATGGAGACTTTGATGTCAAAGGACTAAGTGTGTGGGGAGATCTCCTGGCAGAAATACACAAGTGTCACCCATAG
- the ano5a gene encoding anoctamin-5 isoform X1, whose amino-acid sequence MNRGRSGVDNLIEMSPTDSYHDDINGYHGGPGSRHRESACHDVCVETCESLNTSMATLVSSDHSDEDQMDAHTLEPISSLTGFWKKRALFLTFRSRIERQQQSKDSVFFRDGVRRIDFVLAYTDENASKQGRKRELFEANLQKAGLLLETEHKSESEDGNTYFVKIHAPWEVLATYADVLKIKVPFKASDIPKKKTIKCLADSFRLPDHIMNPEPDYFTATFNKDKSDFFLIDDRDTFFKPSTRNRIVYYILSRCPYVENESIDKDKKGIKRLLNNGTYTAAFPLHDCRYWTRSKDASCESERYSLYQYWAKLSCFFKEQPLDLIRKYYGERIGLYFAWLGFYTEMLFVAAIVGTLCFVYGLSTYKDNQWSKEICSEEIGGNIIMCPLCDKKCSYWKLNITCNASWQSNLFDNGGTLVFAVFMGIWVTLFLELWKRRQARLAYEWDLVDFEEEQQRLQMRPEYESKCTSRKLNPVTQETEFVLERTTTDLVGKLFLCWVAVLFWISLTISCIIGVIAYRLAVYAAFASFMKENAHLNKMGSAITPQLATAVTGSCINFVTIVILNVMYERVAIWITDLEIPKTHVEYENKLTVKMFLFQFVNYYSSCFYVAFFKGKFIGYPGGYSYMFGQTTKLRNEECDPGGCLIELTTQLVIVMTGRQVWGNIQESLVPWLMNWWRGRKNRCQPESLYTRWEQDYNLLMFGQLELFYEYLEMVIQFGFITLFVASFPLAPLLALFNNIIEVRVDAWKLTTQFRRPVASKTHSIGAWEEILSGVAILSVVTNAFIVAYTSEMIPRLVYMYAYEPGFTMKGYINNSLSVFKIEDMPLDSRPEDDEIPPWFNSSITTCRYPDYRYPPGHVDQYTHTLQYWHIFAAKLLFIIVMEHVVFFVKFFLAWMIPDVPADVKDRIKRERYLVQEYLHKYEVERLTHRIGANLDDCTCDEMDDPALPRHQGFSENLYHREDGSHSAKCYGGDV is encoded by the exons ATGAACCGAGGCAGGAGTGGAGTGGATAATTTGATAGAGATGAGCCCGACTGACTCTTATCATG aTGATATAAATGGCTACCACGGCGGCCCAGGATCTCGACATCGAGAATCAGCG TGTcatgatgtgtgtgtggagaCCTGTGAGTCTCTCAACACCAGCATGGCTACGCTGGTCTCGTCTGACCACAGTGATGAAGATCAGATGGACGCTCACACTTTAGAGCCCATCAGTTCTTTGACAGGG TTCTGGAAAAAGCGGGCGCTGTTCCTCACGTTTCGTTCGAGG ATCGAGAGACAGCAGCAGAGCAAAGACTCTGTGTTCTTCCGCGATGGAGTGCGCAGGATTGATTTTGTCCTGGCCTACACTGACGAAAATGCGAGCAAACAG GGAAGAAAAAGGGAGCTCTTCGAGGCCAACCTACAGAAAGCCGGCTTGCTGCTGGAGACGGAACATAAATCT GAATCCGAAGATGGAAATACCTATTTTGTGAAGATCCACGCTCCGTGGGAAGTGTTGGCCACCTACGCAGATGTGCTGAAGATCAAGGTCCCCTTCAAGGCTAGTGACATACCAAAGAAAAAGACCATCAAATGCTTGGCTGACTCTTTTCGTCTTCCGGATCACATCATGAATCCCGAGCCGGATTATTTCACCGCTACCTTCAACAAGGATAAGTCTGACTTTTTCCTCATCGATGACAGAGACACGTTTTTTAAACCTTCCACTCGCAACAGGATA GTCTACTATATCCTCTCCCGATGTCCATATGTGGAGAATGAAAGCATAGataaagacaaaaagggaatcaAGAGGTTGCTCAACAACGGAACCTACACAGCCGCATTTCCTCTGCACGAT TGCAGATATTGGACAAGATCTAAAGATGCTAGTTGTGAAAGTGAAAGATACAGTCTCTACCAATACTGGGCCAAACTCTCGTGTTTCTTCAAAGAGCAACCCCTCGACCTCATACG GAAGTATTACGGGGAGAGGATTGGACTATATTTTGCCTGGCTTGGCTTCTACACTGAGATGTTGTTTGTTGCCGCCATTGTAGGAACACTTTGTTTTGTGTACGGATTGTCCACATACAAAGATAATCAGTGGAG TAAGGAAATCTGCAGTGAAGAAATCGGAGGCAATATTATCATGTGTCCGCTCTGTGACAAGAAATGTAGCTACTGGAAACTCAACATAACATGCAATGCTTCATGG caatcAAATCTATTCGACAATGGGGGAACTTTGGTGTTTGCTGTTTTCATGGGGATTTGGG TCACATTATTCCTGGAGCTCTGGAAGAGGCGTCAGGCCCGTCTGGCGTACGAGTGGGATCTGGTGGACTTTGAGGAGGAGCAACAACGATTGCAGATGCGGCCCGAGTACGAGAGCAAATGCACCAGCCGCAAGCTGAatcccgtcactcag GAAACAGAGTTTGTTCTTGAGAGGACTACAACTGACCTAGTGGGGAAATTATTTCTTTGCTGGGTCGCCGTGTTATTCTGG ATCTCTCTGACTATTTCATGCATCATTGGTGTGATCGCCTACCGCCTGGCGGTATACGCCGCCTTCGCCAGCTTCATGAAGGAAAACGCTCACCTGAACAAGATGGGCTCGGCTATCACCCCGCAGCTGGCCACGGCTGTCACGGGCTCCTGCATCAACTTTGTCACCATCGTCATCCTCAACGTCATGTATGAACGAGTGGCTATTTGGATAACTGACCTCG AAATTCCTAAGACCCACGTGGAATATGAAAACAAGCTGACAGTCAAGATGTTCCTTTTCCAATTTGTCAACTATTACTCCTCCTGCTTCTACGTGGCTTTCTTTAAGGGCAAATTCATCGGCTATCCTGGAGGTTATTCATACATGTTTGGCCAGACGACCAAACTCAGGAATGAAGAG TGTGACCCCGGCGGCTGTTTGATTGAGTTAACTACACAGCTGGTTATCGTGATGACTGGTAGGCAAGTGTGGGGCAACATCCAGGAGTCTCTGGTCCC GTGGTTAATGAACTGGTGGCGTGGCAGAAAAAATCGTTGCCAACCGGAGAGTCTGTACACCCGCTGGGAACAAGACTACAACTTGCTGATGTTTGGGCAGCTGGAACTCTTCTACGAGTATCTGGAAATGG TGATCCAGTTTGGTTTCATCACTCTGTTTGTGGCCTCCTTCCCATTGGCTCCCCTGCTGGCACTCTTCAACAACATCATTGAGGTTAGAGTCGATGCCTGGAAACTCACCACTCAGTTCAGACGTCCCGTGGCATCCAAAACTCACAGCATCGGCGCCTGGGAGGAAATCCTGAGTGGGGTCGCTATCCTTTCTGTTGTTACCAAT gcATTCATTGTTGCCTACACGTCTGAAATGATCCCCCGACTGGTGTATATGTATGCTTACGAGCCAGGATTTACAATGAAAGGCTACATCAACAACAGCCTGTCTGTGTTCAAAATTGAAGACATGCCACTGGACAGCAGGCCAGAAGACGACGAGATTCCGCCCTGGTTCAACAGCTCCATTACAAcctgcag GTACCCTGACTACCGCTACCCTCCTGGCCATGTGGATCAGTACACCCACACATTGCAGTATTGGCATATTTTTGCTGCCAAGCTGCTCTTCATTATCGTCATGGAG CACGtcgttttttttgtcaagttcTTTTTGGCTTGGATGATTCCTGACGTTCCGGCCGACGTGAAGGATCGCATAAAGAGAGAGCGCTACCTGGTCCAGGAGTACTTGCACAAGTACGAAGTGGAGAGGCTGACGCACCGAATCGGCGCAAACCTGGACGATTGTACCTGTGATGAAATGGATGACCCAGCTTTGCCTAGGCATCAGGGATTTTCTGAGAATCTTTATCACAGAGAAGATGGTTCTCATTCAGCAAAATGTTATGGTGGTGATGTGTAG
- the ano5a gene encoding anoctamin-5 isoform X2, which translates to MNRGRSGVDNLIEMSPTDSYHDDINGYHGGPGSRHRESACHDVCVETCESLNTSMATLVSSDHSDEDQMDAHTLEPISSLTGFWKKRALFLTFRSRIERQQQSKDSVFFRDGVRRIDFVLAYTDENASKQGRKRELFEANLQKAGLLLETEHKSESEDGNTYFVKIHAPWEVLATYADVLKIKVPFKASDIPKKKTIKCLADSFRLPDHIMNPEPDYFTATFNKDKSDFFLIDDRDTFFKPSTRNRIVYYILSRCPYVENESIDKDKKGIKRLLNNGTYTAAFPLHDCRYWTRSKDASCESERYSLYQYWAKLSCFFKEQPLDLIRKYYGERIGLYFAWLGFYTEMLFVAAIVGTLCFVYGLSTYKDNQWSKEICSEEIGGNIIMCPLCDKKCSYWKLNITCNASWQSNLFDNGGTLVFAVFMGIWVTLFLELWKRRQARLAYEWDLVDFEEEQQRLQMRPEYESKCTSRKLNPVTQEVEPYLPVTTVTCARICLSGATVLLWISLTISCIIGVIAYRLAVYAAFASFMKENAHLNKMGSAITPQLATAVTGSCINFVTIVILNVMYERVAIWITDLEIPKTHVEYENKLTVKMFLFQFVNYYSSCFYVAFFKGKFIGYPGGYSYMFGQTTKLRNEECDPGGCLIELTTQLVIVMTGRQVWGNIQESLVPWLMNWWRGRKNRCQPESLYTRWEQDYNLLMFGQLELFYEYLEMVIQFGFITLFVASFPLAPLLALFNNIIEVRVDAWKLTTQFRRPVASKTHSIGAWEEILSGVAILSVVTNAFIVAYTSEMIPRLVYMYAYEPGFTMKGYINNSLSVFKIEDMPLDSRPEDDEIPPWFNSSITTCRYPDYRYPPGHVDQYTHTLQYWHIFAAKLLFIIVMEHVVFFVKFFLAWMIPDVPADVKDRIKRERYLVQEYLHKYEVERLTHRIGANLDDCTCDEMDDPALPRHQGFSENLYHREDGSHSAKCYGGDV; encoded by the exons ATGAACCGAGGCAGGAGTGGAGTGGATAATTTGATAGAGATGAGCCCGACTGACTCTTATCATG aTGATATAAATGGCTACCACGGCGGCCCAGGATCTCGACATCGAGAATCAGCG TGTcatgatgtgtgtgtggagaCCTGTGAGTCTCTCAACACCAGCATGGCTACGCTGGTCTCGTCTGACCACAGTGATGAAGATCAGATGGACGCTCACACTTTAGAGCCCATCAGTTCTTTGACAGGG TTCTGGAAAAAGCGGGCGCTGTTCCTCACGTTTCGTTCGAGG ATCGAGAGACAGCAGCAGAGCAAAGACTCTGTGTTCTTCCGCGATGGAGTGCGCAGGATTGATTTTGTCCTGGCCTACACTGACGAAAATGCGAGCAAACAG GGAAGAAAAAGGGAGCTCTTCGAGGCCAACCTACAGAAAGCCGGCTTGCTGCTGGAGACGGAACATAAATCT GAATCCGAAGATGGAAATACCTATTTTGTGAAGATCCACGCTCCGTGGGAAGTGTTGGCCACCTACGCAGATGTGCTGAAGATCAAGGTCCCCTTCAAGGCTAGTGACATACCAAAGAAAAAGACCATCAAATGCTTGGCTGACTCTTTTCGTCTTCCGGATCACATCATGAATCCCGAGCCGGATTATTTCACCGCTACCTTCAACAAGGATAAGTCTGACTTTTTCCTCATCGATGACAGAGACACGTTTTTTAAACCTTCCACTCGCAACAGGATA GTCTACTATATCCTCTCCCGATGTCCATATGTGGAGAATGAAAGCATAGataaagacaaaaagggaatcaAGAGGTTGCTCAACAACGGAACCTACACAGCCGCATTTCCTCTGCACGAT TGCAGATATTGGACAAGATCTAAAGATGCTAGTTGTGAAAGTGAAAGATACAGTCTCTACCAATACTGGGCCAAACTCTCGTGTTTCTTCAAAGAGCAACCCCTCGACCTCATACG GAAGTATTACGGGGAGAGGATTGGACTATATTTTGCCTGGCTTGGCTTCTACACTGAGATGTTGTTTGTTGCCGCCATTGTAGGAACACTTTGTTTTGTGTACGGATTGTCCACATACAAAGATAATCAGTGGAG TAAGGAAATCTGCAGTGAAGAAATCGGAGGCAATATTATCATGTGTCCGCTCTGTGACAAGAAATGTAGCTACTGGAAACTCAACATAACATGCAATGCTTCATGG caatcAAATCTATTCGACAATGGGGGAACTTTGGTGTTTGCTGTTTTCATGGGGATTTGGG TCACATTATTCCTGGAGCTCTGGAAGAGGCGTCAGGCCCGTCTGGCGTACGAGTGGGATCTGGTGGACTTTGAGGAGGAGCAACAACGATTGCAGATGCGGCCCGAGTACGAGAGCAAATGCACCAGCCGCAAGCTGAatcccgtcactcag GAAGTGGAGCCTTATTTACCCGTAACAACAGTCACGTGTGCACGCATATGTCTGTCTGGAGCCACTGTCCTGTTGTGG ATCTCTCTGACTATTTCATGCATCATTGGTGTGATCGCCTACCGCCTGGCGGTATACGCCGCCTTCGCCAGCTTCATGAAGGAAAACGCTCACCTGAACAAGATGGGCTCGGCTATCACCCCGCAGCTGGCCACGGCTGTCACGGGCTCCTGCATCAACTTTGTCACCATCGTCATCCTCAACGTCATGTATGAACGAGTGGCTATTTGGATAACTGACCTCG AAATTCCTAAGACCCACGTGGAATATGAAAACAAGCTGACAGTCAAGATGTTCCTTTTCCAATTTGTCAACTATTACTCCTCCTGCTTCTACGTGGCTTTCTTTAAGGGCAAATTCATCGGCTATCCTGGAGGTTATTCATACATGTTTGGCCAGACGACCAAACTCAGGAATGAAGAG TGTGACCCCGGCGGCTGTTTGATTGAGTTAACTACACAGCTGGTTATCGTGATGACTGGTAGGCAAGTGTGGGGCAACATCCAGGAGTCTCTGGTCCC GTGGTTAATGAACTGGTGGCGTGGCAGAAAAAATCGTTGCCAACCGGAGAGTCTGTACACCCGCTGGGAACAAGACTACAACTTGCTGATGTTTGGGCAGCTGGAACTCTTCTACGAGTATCTGGAAATGG TGATCCAGTTTGGTTTCATCACTCTGTTTGTGGCCTCCTTCCCATTGGCTCCCCTGCTGGCACTCTTCAACAACATCATTGAGGTTAGAGTCGATGCCTGGAAACTCACCACTCAGTTCAGACGTCCCGTGGCATCCAAAACTCACAGCATCGGCGCCTGGGAGGAAATCCTGAGTGGGGTCGCTATCCTTTCTGTTGTTACCAAT gcATTCATTGTTGCCTACACGTCTGAAATGATCCCCCGACTGGTGTATATGTATGCTTACGAGCCAGGATTTACAATGAAAGGCTACATCAACAACAGCCTGTCTGTGTTCAAAATTGAAGACATGCCACTGGACAGCAGGCCAGAAGACGACGAGATTCCGCCCTGGTTCAACAGCTCCATTACAAcctgcag GTACCCTGACTACCGCTACCCTCCTGGCCATGTGGATCAGTACACCCACACATTGCAGTATTGGCATATTTTTGCTGCCAAGCTGCTCTTCATTATCGTCATGGAG CACGtcgttttttttgtcaagttcTTTTTGGCTTGGATGATTCCTGACGTTCCGGCCGACGTGAAGGATCGCATAAAGAGAGAGCGCTACCTGGTCCAGGAGTACTTGCACAAGTACGAAGTGGAGAGGCTGACGCACCGAATCGGCGCAAACCTGGACGATTGTACCTGTGATGAAATGGATGACCCAGCTTTGCCTAGGCATCAGGGATTTTCTGAGAATCTTTATCACAGAGAAGATGGTTCTCATTCAGCAAAATGTTATGGTGGTGATGTGTAG